The genomic segment AGACGCCGTTTGTCGCAGTTGAGAAATTTGTTGCATCACTGACTGATATTGCTGCTGGAGTTGCGCCATAAAGCTAGCAGTCATGTCCATTTCTGGTTCCACTTCCAAAATGTGACGGATGTGGTTGAGTTGGAATCCTTGCTGCTTGAGTGCTACAATGCGTTGCAGTCTGATAACATCTTTATCCGTGTAAAGACGATAATTGCTCGAAGAACGCTTTGGTTGTGGCAATAATCCCAATTGATGATAGTGACGTACCATCCGTGGAGTGATTTTGCCACCAACTGCATCGGTCAGTTCTTTAATGGTTAAACAAGATGTTTTCATATTTGCGGTAGCAAGTTTTGCACGCGAATGTCACCGCTCGATAAAGTCTACTCAGATCTACTCACAAGTGAGCCAATCTCTTCAACCGGAAAGATAGCGGTCAATCAAACCTACCTTAAAGGGTTTACGCCTTCACAGATTTGTAAGTAGAGACAGAGGTTTTTAACTTTATTGTAGCTCTTTCCAGGTTACTATCGCTTTTGTATAGTTGAAATTCAACGTAATATTGATATTTTATGTCTGCTGAAACTACCGCTCGTATCATTCAAACCATCATTGCTCCTACGGTACTGATTACAGCTTGCGCGATTATCCTTAATGGAATCATAGGACAGTACAATACCATTGGGAGTCGTTTAAGTTCGTTGGCACACGAGCGCCTGGAATTGTTGCAAAAAAATGCATTTGAAGATTTCCTGGGACGCGAGCGCTTGCAAGAAATTGATATTCAATTACCAACTTTAGGTCACCGATATCGATTGCTACAATATACAGCGCTGATTATTCACGCTTCAGTCATGATTTTTCTCTTGACAATGGTTGCGATCGCTATATCTGTGTCTCTCAGTTCTCAATGGTTTGCATCAAGCGCTGTCATACTGTTTTTCTCTGGTATTTTAGTTCTCATTTTGGGGTTATTGTTGATTGCTATAGAAATTCGTATTTCCCATAAAGCGGTTTGTTACGAAGTCAAAAGAATTTCAGCACTGTGTAATTCAATGAATTGGGATTCGAGCTATTCAGCTAAGGAATGAATTTGAGGGACAGGGGAGATAAGGGGGACAGGAAGTTTTTTGTCTAATTACCTGTAGAAGGGTTGACATTGACATTAATGTTAAGGTTTAGCGTGAGAGAGTATATGTGGATTTCACTCTCATGCTTTACCAACAGCGTTTAACCGAACTCACCAGGGAACACGCAGATACCCTACCTGCAATCTTTTGCGGAGTCTTATTACTTTTCGGATGGTTCGCCCTGCATCTCGGCTTTTTGGGATGGGCGTTGTTGCTGTTACCTGCAGCATATGTCATTGGTGGTTATGAAAGTGCGAAGGAAGGACTGACAACTCTTGTTAAAGAGAAGGAACTAGATGTCGATTTACTGATGATTGTGGCAGCATTAGGGGCTGCTGCTCTGGGATTGTGGCAAAGAGAGTACCACTTAATTATTGATGGCGCTGTCTTAATCCTGATTTTTGCCATTAGTGGTGCTTTGGAAAGCTATGCTATGCGCCGAACAGAACGAAGCATTCAAAGTTTGATGAAGCTCACGCAAGACACAGCAACTGTTTTGCGTTTTGGCAAAGAAGAAGTGGTTTCCATCAGCCAACTTAAGGTGGGAGATGAAATTATTGTCAAACCAGGAGAGATTGTTCCGACTGACGCAATGATTGTTTCTGGTTACAGTACTCTCAATCAAGCAGCTATTACGGGAGAGTCTATACCTATAGAGAAAACAGTAGGAGATGAAGTCTTTGCAGGTACGCTCAACGGCTATGGTGCGCTGAAACTCCAAGTCCACCAACCACCTGAAAGTAGTTTAATTCAACGCGTGATTCGTTTGGTAGAACAAGCACAAGATTCAGCCCCTCCATCCCAACAGTTTGTCGAGCGATTTGAACGGGGATATGCAAAGTTGATTGTTATCGCTGGATTGTTGCTAGCTATTTTGCCACCCTTTATCTGGGGCTGGAATTGGGAAGTTACAATTTATCGTGCTCTGACTTTCCTCGTTGTCGCTTCTCCTTGTGCATTGATGGCAGCAATTATGCCTACTTTACTTTCTGGAATCGCTCATGGTGCAAGACAGGGGATTTTGTTTAAAAATGGTGCTCAATTAGAAACGATCGCTAAAGTCAAAGCCATCGCTTTTGACAAAACTGGTACGCTGACAACAGGACAAGTACAAGTTTCTCGGGTTATTCCTGCTAGTGGATACTCGGAATTGGATGTATTAAAAATAGCTGCTTCTGTAGAAGCATATTCGGAACATCCTATTGGCAGAGCGATCGTTCTAGCAGCAAAAGAGTTAGATTGGATACGTGCAATTGAGGTAAGAGCTATTCCCGGACAGGGAATAGAGGGAAGAGTGGAACCCTCAAGTGGAAATGAGTTGGAATCTCAAGTCATAGTGGGTAAAGAAAATTTTATACATCAGTATGTATCTGAGTTACCCAATGAATTGAAACAATTAGCTCGCATCTTAGAGGAAAAGGGAAACACTGTTGTTTGG from the Tolypothrix bouteillei VB521301 genome contains:
- a CDS encoding heavy metal translocating P-type ATPase, encoding MLYQQRLTELTREHADTLPAIFCGVLLLFGWFALHLGFLGWALLLLPAAYVIGGYESAKEGLTTLVKEKELDVDLLMIVAALGAAALGLWQREYHLIIDGAVLILIFAISGALESYAMRRTERSIQSLMKLTQDTATVLRFGKEEVVSISQLKVGDEIIVKPGEIVPTDAMIVSGYSTLNQAAITGESIPIEKTVGDEVFAGTLNGYGALKLQVHQPPESSLIQRVIRLVEQAQDSAPPSQQFVERFERGYAKLIVIAGLLLAILPPFIWGWNWEVTIYRALTFLVVASPCALMAAIMPTLLSGIAHGARQGILFKNGAQLETIAKVKAIAFDKTGTLTTGQVQVSRVIPASGYSELDVLKIAASVEAYSEHPIGRAIVLAAKELDWIRAIEVRAIPGQGIEGRVEPSSGNELESQVIVGKENFIHQYVSELPNELKQLARILEEKGNTVVWVATVSQISVSPTSSQPNIIGAIAIADEVRLDAAIAISRLKKLGVEQIVMLTGDNEATARSVAQAVGLDQIHAELLPEDKLHIIRRLQQEYQTVAMVGDGINDAPALAQASVGIAMGKVGTDVALETADIVLMADKLEKIEVAIRLGKRAQVIVRQNIAIALTSIALLLIANFVGSINLPTGVIGHEGSTVIVTLSGLRLLRKL
- a CDS encoding DUF2721 domain-containing protein, coding for MSAETTARIIQTIIAPTVLITACAIILNGIIGQYNTIGSRLSSLAHERLELLQKNAFEDFLGRERLQEIDIQLPTLGHRYRLLQYTALIIHASVMIFLLTMVAIAISVSLSSQWFASSAVILFFSGILVLILGLLLIAIEIRISHKAVCYEVKRISALCNSMNWDSSYSAKE